In Candidatus Hydrogenedentota bacterium, a genomic segment contains:
- a CDS encoding fumarate reductase/succinate dehydrogenase flavoprotein subunit, with protein MLDSKIPEGPIADKWTRHKFEMKLVNPANKRKFNVVVVGTGLAGASAAASLGELGYNVKSFCFQDTPRRAHSIAAQGGINAAKNYTNDGDSVHRLFYDTIKGGDYRSREANVHRLAEVSVNIIDQCVAQGVPFAREYGGYLDNRSFGGAQVSRTFYARGQTGQQLLLGAYGALMKEVARGHVQMFPRREMLDLVVIDGRVAGIICRNLINGQIETHAADAVILATGGYGNVFYLSTNAMGSNVTATWRAHRRGAFFANPCFTQIHPTCIPASGDYQSKLTLMSESLRNDGRIWVPKKAGDMRPPRQIPEEQRNYYLEEKYPSFGNLVPRDVASRNAKEWCDKGYGVGPTGMAVYLDFRDAIERDGAEVIRSKYGNLFDMYERIVDENPYETAMMIYPAVHYTMGGLWVDYNLMSNLPGLHVIGEANFSDHGANRLGASALMQGLADGYFVIPYTLGDYLAKAGPVRAAADHPEFKAAEEAVTSRIDTLVHSKGRRTVDEFHRALGKIMWDKCGMARNAAGLSEALREIPKLRAEFWDDVNVTGSPGTFNQVLERAGRVADFLEFAELMVRDALHRTESCGGHFREESQTEDGEAKRNDDEFCYAAAWEFNGVGTDPVLHKEPLAFENVALTQRSYK; from the coding sequence ATGCTGGACAGCAAGATCCCCGAGGGGCCGATTGCGGACAAGTGGACGCGCCACAAGTTCGAAATGAAGCTGGTGAACCCGGCGAACAAACGCAAGTTCAATGTGGTCGTGGTGGGCACGGGCCTGGCGGGCGCCTCGGCGGCGGCGTCGCTGGGCGAACTGGGCTACAATGTGAAGTCCTTCTGCTTTCAGGACACGCCCCGCCGCGCGCACAGCATCGCGGCGCAGGGCGGGATTAACGCGGCGAAGAACTACACGAACGACGGCGACAGCGTCCACCGGTTGTTTTACGACACGATCAAGGGGGGCGACTACCGATCGCGCGAGGCCAACGTGCACCGCCTGGCGGAGGTGAGCGTCAACATTATCGACCAGTGTGTGGCGCAGGGCGTTCCGTTTGCGCGGGAGTATGGCGGCTACCTGGACAACCGATCATTCGGCGGCGCGCAGGTGTCCCGCACGTTCTACGCGCGCGGGCAGACAGGTCAGCAGCTGCTGCTGGGGGCCTATGGCGCGCTGATGAAGGAAGTCGCGCGCGGGCACGTGCAGATGTTTCCGCGCCGGGAGATGCTTGACCTGGTGGTGATAGACGGGCGCGTGGCGGGCATCATCTGCCGGAATCTGATCAACGGCCAGATCGAGACGCACGCCGCGGACGCGGTGATTCTTGCGACGGGCGGCTACGGCAACGTTTTTTACCTTTCAACGAACGCGATGGGGAGTAACGTCACGGCGACGTGGCGCGCACACCGGCGGGGGGCATTTTTCGCGAACCCGTGCTTCACGCAGATTCACCCGACCTGCATCCCGGCGAGCGGGGACTACCAGTCGAAGCTGACGCTGATGAGCGAGAGCCTGCGGAATGACGGGCGGATCTGGGTGCCGAAGAAGGCGGGCGATATGCGGCCGCCGCGCCAGATCCCGGAGGAGCAGCGGAATTATTACCTCGAAGAGAAATACCCCAGCTTCGGTAATCTGGTGCCGCGCGATGTCGCTTCGCGCAATGCGAAGGAGTGGTGCGACAAGGGGTACGGCGTGGGCCCGACGGGGATGGCGGTGTATCTGGACTTCCGCGACGCGATCGAGCGCGACGGCGCGGAGGTGATCCGCTCGAAATATGGCAATCTGTTCGACATGTACGAGCGGATTGTGGACGAGAACCCGTACGAGACGGCGATGATGATCTACCCGGCGGTGCACTACACGATGGGTGGTCTCTGGGTGGATTACAACCTGATGAGCAACCTGCCGGGGCTGCACGTGATCGGGGAGGCGAACTTCTCGGATCACGGGGCGAACCGGCTGGGCGCGAGCGCGCTGATGCAGGGCCTGGCGGACGGTTATTTCGTGATCCCGTACACGCTGGGCGATTACCTGGCGAAGGCGGGCCCGGTCCGGGCGGCGGCGGATCATCCCGAGTTCAAGGCGGCGGAGGAAGCGGTGACGAGCCGGATCGACACCCTGGTGCATTCGAAGGGCCGCCGCACGGTGGACGAGTTCCACCGGGCGCTGGGCAAGATCATGTGGGACAAGTGCGGCATGGCGCGCAACGCAGCGGGCCTGAGCGAAGCGCTGCGGGAAATCCCGAAGCTGCGGGCGGAGTTCTGGGACGATGTAAACGTCACCGGATCGCCGGGGACCTTTAACCAGGTGTTGGAGCGCGCGGGGCGCGTGGCGGATTTCCTGGAGTTCGCGGAGTTGATGGTGCGCGATGCGCTGCACCGGACGGAATCCTGCGGCGGCCACTTCCGCGAGGAAAGCCAGACGGAGGACGGCGAGGCGAAGCGCAACGATGACGAGTTCTGTTACGCGGCGGCGTGGGAGTTCAATGGTGTGGGAACGGATCCGGTGCTGCACAAGGAACCGCTGGCGTTCGAGAATGTGGCGTTGACCCAGAGGAGCTACAAGTAA
- a CDS encoding succinate dehydrogenase cytochrome b subunit has protein sequence MSSTLLARRFTTSVAKELVVGLTGIALVTFVLGHLVGNVLLLVGPDVFNAYAARLHALGELLWAARVFLVVCFIAHIGTAISLALENTSARGPVRYEYERTASRKTFASRMMRISGVLILLFVLLHVYDFTITGDREGPRSFVDGMGEESMGLYGVVFNSFGNPVRSLLYIICCVFVGIHLTHALASIAVTLGFLTDRDTGKAELVAKAIGIGVAAGFSFIPLYVLARTYIIGV, from the coding sequence ATGAGTTCTACCCTTCTCGCCCGCCGATTCACAACGTCCGTCGCCAAGGAACTGGTAGTCGGGCTGACCGGTATCGCGCTGGTAACGTTTGTGCTCGGCCATCTGGTCGGGAATGTTCTTCTGCTTGTGGGCCCGGATGTGTTCAACGCCTATGCGGCGCGGCTTCACGCACTGGGCGAACTGCTTTGGGCGGCGCGGGTATTCCTCGTGGTGTGCTTCATCGCGCATATCGGCACGGCGATCTCACTTGCGCTGGAGAACACATCGGCGCGGGGCCCGGTGCGCTACGAGTACGAGCGCACGGCGAGCCGTAAGACTTTCGCGTCGCGTATGATGCGGATAAGCGGTGTGCTGATACTGCTGTTCGTGTTGCTGCATGTGTACGATTTCACGATCACGGGCGACCGTGAGGGGCCCCGATCGTTCGTGGACGGCATGGGCGAAGAGAGCATGGGGCTGTATGGCGTCGTGTTTAATTCGTTTGGCAATCCGGTCCGTTCGCTGCTGTACATTATCTGCTGCGTGTTCGTGGGCATTCACTTGACCCACGCGCTCGCGAGTATCGCGGTAACGCTGGGCTTTTTGACGGACCGGGACACGGGGAAGGCGGAACTGGTGGCGAAGGCCATCGGGATCGGCGTTGCGGCGGGTTTTTCGTTCATCCCGCTGTACGTTCTGGCCCGCACGTATATCATAGGAGTGTAG
- a CDS encoding succinate dehydrogenase/fumarate reductase iron-sulfur subunit, translated as MAEKTINVTLRIWRQADQDARGSFASYTVKNISTDASFLELLDVVNEDLEKEDKDPIAFDHDCREGICGSCGAVVNGVAHGPESATTLCQLHMRKFKDGDTIVVEPWRSSAFPIVKDIAVDRSAFDRIIQAGGYVSVKTGQAPDANANPVPKHRADAAMDAAACIGCGACVAACPNGSASLFTAAKVAQLSILPQGNPERCRRVLAMVEQMDREGFGSCSKHYECEGVCPKEIKVENITIMNREYMRALIVRD; from the coding sequence ATGGCGGAGAAGACGATCAATGTTACCTTGCGGATCTGGCGCCAGGCGGACCAGGACGCGCGCGGGTCTTTCGCGTCCTACACCGTGAAGAACATCTCCACGGACGCCTCGTTCCTCGAATTGCTTGACGTGGTCAACGAAGACCTGGAAAAGGAAGACAAGGATCCGATCGCGTTCGATCACGATTGCCGCGAGGGCATCTGCGGGAGCTGCGGCGCGGTGGTGAACGGCGTGGCGCACGGCCCGGAATCGGCGACGACGCTATGCCAGCTGCACATGCGCAAGTTCAAGGACGGGGACACCATCGTGGTGGAGCCTTGGCGTTCATCGGCTTTCCCGATCGTCAAGGATATTGCGGTGGACCGGAGCGCCTTCGACCGGATAATCCAGGCGGGGGGCTATGTCTCGGTGAAGACGGGGCAGGCTCCTGACGCGAACGCGAACCCGGTGCCGAAGCATCGCGCGGATGCGGCGATGGACGCGGCGGCGTGTATTGGGTGTGGCGCGTGCGTGGCGGCGTGCCCGAACGGTTCGGCGAGCCTTTTTACGGCCGCGAAGGTGGCGCAGTTGTCCATACTGCCGCAGGGCAATCCGGAGCGTTGCCGCCGCGTGCTTGCGATGGTGGAGCAGATGGATCGAGAAGGTTTTGGAAGTTGCTCGAAGCACTACGAGTGCGAGGGGGTTTGCCCGAAGGAGATCAAGGTGGAAAACATCACCATCATGAACCGGGAGTACATGCGCGCGCTGATCGTGCGCGACTAG